Proteins encoded by one window of Mesorhizobium sp. INR15:
- a CDS encoding response regulator, with protein MLKQSILIVEDEALILFDVESALTDAGFDVVTAKTGEGALAQFDTDPGRFKELVTDIRLGEGQSGWDIARHVREAGPTMPVVYMSGDSAPAWHARGVPDSVMIQKPFVVAQITTALSTLLNNAPAAPSDAGSHA; from the coding sequence ATGCTTAAACAGTCGATTCTAATCGTCGAGGACGAAGCCCTGATCCTGTTCGACGTAGAGAGCGCCCTCACCGACGCAGGTTTCGACGTCGTGACTGCGAAAACTGGCGAAGGCGCGTTGGCGCAGTTCGATACTGATCCGGGCCGGTTCAAGGAGTTGGTGACAGACATTCGCTTGGGCGAGGGCCAGTCGGGATGGGACATTGCCCGACATGTCAGGGAGGCCGGTCCCACGATGCCGGTGGTTTATATGAGTGGCGACAGCGCCCCGGCATGGCATGCGCGCGGGGTGCCGGACAGCGTCATGATCCAGAAGCCTTTTGTCGTCGCGCAAATCACTACAGCCCTCTCGACCCTACTGAACAACGCGCCGGCTGCTCCCAGCGATGCGGGTTCCCACGCATAA
- a CDS encoding DUF6894 family protein → MHRYFFDVYNTESQVLDDDGQLLESRERARQEALRILHDVAYEEMPDRELVKLTVKVRGETGAQMFEASLILTSGWSA, encoded by the coding sequence ATGCATCGTTACTTTTTCGATGTCTACAACACGGAGAGTCAGGTTCTTGACGACGATGGGCAACTCCTGGAATCGCGAGAGCGGGCTCGCCAGGAAGCACTGCGTATCCTTCATGATGTCGCCTACGAGGAAATGCCAGATCGCGAGCTTGTCAAACTCACCGTCAAAGTGCGTGGCGAGACAGGAGCGCAGATGTTCGAGGCATCGCTGATACTAACGTCGGGGTGGAGCGCGTGA